The Neodiprion fabricii isolate iyNeoFabr1 chromosome 4, iyNeoFabr1.1, whole genome shotgun sequence genome window below encodes:
- the LOC124181645 gene encoding kinase D-interacting substrate of 220 kDa isoform X13, with protein sequence MIRYVGDGVGGVGTEGLARRHSSNVVDGTTKLSDRDGILNNQGSVATNVRRKRHSFLHLHLPEHQGWSASNLAGGNQHHHTFASHLSHFHVPTLTFTAPAADGTGRKFSFGIRRHSHTTLHRSDSMVSLCYRSIVNFITDDNLLGLQNFLENKRVQVDDRDENGSTALIYAASKGKIHFVRELINHGADVNVEDGDDWTALLCAAKEGYTDVCLELLEHGAQLEHRDMGGWSALMWATYKGRSETVSLLLSRGADVNAHGNYHISSLLWAAGRGYADILKDLIAHGAKVNVGDKYGTSALVWSCRKGNIEIVDALLKAGANVDTAGMYSWTALLVATLGNHVDVVMLLLEYKPNVNALDKDGCTALAIACREGHHEIANALVIAGAYINIQDRAGDTNLIHAVKGGHRGVVETLIKKYADVDIAGKDKKTAIYIAVEKGNVAMVKLLLTANPDLEIPTKDGDTPLLRAVRSRNAEIVQLLLDKKAKVSAADKKGDTVLHIAMRARSKAIVEILLRNPKNSQLLYRPNRQGETPYNIDINHPKTILGQIFGARRLNTNEDNENMLGYDLYSSALADILSEPSLSTPITVGLYAKWGSGKSFLLNKLREEMKNFARQWMDPVFQFSSLLFLVVVHVSLLIGVILGLSLQSWIIGLAIGVTFIVVLYVFLLLVWYANQRYDWYWPYNFNVALTRKLNNLKLLLQVMFCHPPGAQVGDSPSAQPTKFYFTDQTRVGTTSAGENAVVQMVGSLYDSIENDYGSLVTRLYRAFRPKMAKSTSSWKWRHVCCLPYIVIFEICFGSLLVGVSILTVYLIEFKNSDRVIEQVTAHAILLTVGLLLSVGIIANLYTWSRMLHALVFSQRRHLQRSISKLETLKSEGFIQTLRSEVNLMTEMVKCLDRFTSQQSRLVVVVDGLDSCEQDKVLLVLDAIQALFSDNHCPFIVILAIDPHVIAKAVEVNSRRLFTESNIGGHDYLRNMVHLPFYLQNSGLRKLKVAQQTAQYHKKSAWTEAEDSINYATTSAIHHSVSNRRLSTESGVMNSTEKLKPPSRKNSRKLRLSESVASSIGSNLNRLGGAHDLNKMLLTDDYFSDVNPRSMRRLMNVVYVTGRLLKAFQIDFNWYHLASWINITEQWPFRTSWMILHYDLYEETLDDSTSLKALYDKVRPQIPVLKDVQPLLEMDRDERKLDVFLTFHRSSLLISDMKIFLPFTINLDPYIKKKIKEEQQVIDEESMTSGMYKPAAPWNNHVNHQEHWPPSKSVLTNRQHRSSRGNNEQRPLQPGWVAQSAMDWQPPPWVHLPPMEPAPRPISAITSLPPDILEMKLSSLSVNGVCDLLGKVEELSPAQAARYKNVIRENNISGRVLLHCDLQELKKVLKMGFGDWELFRIVIASLREAELSSFTTHEEGPRSVRFTVGSEQITRKEPTPQNVSSRPVVVEKDKSTSRTDGSSRRDPSKQSVMEKQYQVTLEEQMICGALQTLNEEACEDVLDVPSPATAPTDSLPGGRRGSVSSSAPDTEYVLLQASPLLHWQPVFGDPDTSDESSQDSTSHLHRSNSQRSIASQRSVSTSEKPGKAGEAQRQTDRNRAFVSH encoded by the exons ATGATTCGTTACGTTGGAGATGGCGTTGGTGGTGTTGGTACCGAAGGGCTGGCTAGACGTCATTCCTCGAATGTCGTGGATGGTACGACGAAGCTGAGTGACCGAGATGGGATCCTGAATAATCAAGGTTCCGTAGCTACGAACGTGAGGAGAAAACGTCACTCTTTTCTTCATCTACATTTGCCGGAACATCAAGGATGGTCGGCGAGCAACCTCGCCGGCGGTAATCAACACCATCACACATTCGCTTCTCATCTGTCTCACTTCCACGTGCCTACCTTGACGTTCACCGCACCAGCTGCCGATGGAACTGGTCGGAAGTTCAGCTTTGGCATCCGGAGACACTCGCACACG acgCTTCACCGTTCGGACTCGATGGTTTCGCTCTGTTACcgatccatcgtcaatttcaTTACTGACGACAATCTCTTGGGCTTGCAAAACTTTCTTGAGAACAAGCGGGTCCAGGTTGACGATCGCGACGAA aaTGGAAGTACGGCACTTATTTATGCCGCATCTAAAGGAAAAATACACTTTGTTCGGGAATTGATCAACCATGGAGCGGACGTGAATGTCGAAGACGGG GACGATTGGACAGCGTTATTGTGCGCAGCCAAAGAAGGATACACAGATGTATGCCTCGAGCTGCTTGAACATGGTGCCCAATTGGAGCATCGTGATATG GGAGGATGGTCAGCACTCATGTGGGCTACGTACAAAGGCAGATCCGAAACGGTATCACTGCTGTTATCTCGAGGAGCAGACGTCAATGCTCACGGCAATTATCACATATCCTCTTTGTTGTGGGCTGCGGGTCGAGGATACGCAGACATTCTCAAAGACTTGATAGCCCACGGTGCTAAAGTCAACGTCGGTGACAAG TATGGGACGTCGGCCTTGGTTTGGTCATGTCGTAAGGGGAACATAGAGATTGTTGACGCGTTATTGAAGGCCGGAGCAAACGTTGACACTGCTGGCATG TATTCGTGGACAGCTTTGCTAGTCGCTACTTTGGGAAATCACGTCGACGTTGTCATGCTACTTTTGGAGTATAAACCGAACGTTAATGCGTTGGACAAAGACGGGTGCACAGCTCTGGCTATTGCATGCAGAGAGGGACATCATGAAATAGCCAATGCTCTTGTAATCGCCGGGGCGTATATCAACATACAAGACAGAGCCGGTGACACCAATTTAATTCACGCTGTTAAGGGAGGTCACAGGGGTGTGGTTGAAACTCTTATAAAGAAGTACGCCGACGTTGATATAGCTGGAAAG GATAAAAAAACGGCGATTTACATCGCGGTTGAAAAGGGAAATGTCGCGATGGTCAAGTTGTTGTTGACAGCCAATCCTGATCTGGAGATTCCAACAAAGGATGGCGACACTCCGCTACTTCGTGCTGTGAGGTCGCGTAACGCCGAAATTGTTCAGCTTCTACTCGACAAGAAAGCAAAGGTTTCGGCGGCCGACAAAAAGGGTGATACCGTGCTTCACATTGCCATGCGGGCCAGGTCGAAAGCTatcgttgaaatattattgCGGAATCCTAAGAATAGCCAGCTACTCTACCGGCCAAATCGACAGGGAGAGACACCCTACAATATAGATATCAATCATCCGAAGACGATACTGGGACAAATATTTGGTGCTA GACGATTGAACACTAATGAGGACAATGAAAATATGCTTGGATATGATCTGTACAGTAGCGCGTTAGCCGACATTCTCAGTGAACCTTCACTCTCCACACCGATTACTGTCGGTCTCTATGCAAAATGGGGCTCTGGGAAATCATTTTTACTCAACAAGCTTAGAG aggagatgaaaaattttgcacgaCAATGGATGGATCCAGTATTCCAGTTTTCGTCATTACTGTTCCTTGTCGTTGTTCACGTATCTTTACTAATCGGAGTGATACTGGGCCTTTCCCTTCAATCCTGGATCATTGGACTTGCCATTGGCGTTACTTTTATCGTTGTACTCTACGTGTTCCTGCTTCTTGTTTGGTACGCCAATCAAAG atacGACTGGTACTGGCCGTACAATTTCAACGTAGCTCTCACCAGAAAATTGAACAACTTGAAGCTACTGCTCCAAGTTATGTTTTGCCATCCACCCGGTGCTCAAGTTGGCGATTCTCCCAGTGCTCAGCCTACCAAATTTTACTTCACCGATCAAACTCGCGTTGGCACAACTTCGGCGGGTGAAAATGCGGTTGTACAAATGGTCGGATCCTTGTATGACTCGATCGAAAATGATTACGGGTCGCTAGTTACCAGACTTTATAGAGCATTCAGACCAAAGATGGCAAAATCGACATCATCCTGGAAATGGAGACACGTTTGTTGCTTGCCCTATATTGTGATATTCGAAATTTGCTTCGGCTCGCTTCTGGTCGGAGTCTCGATACTTACCGTCTACCTTATCGAGTTCAAGAATTCTGA CCGTGTTATCGAACAAGTAACCGCTCATGCGATTCTGTTAACAGTTGGGCTGCTGCTTTCCGTTGGCATTATAGCCAACTTGTATACATGGAGCAGGATGCTGCACGCCTTGGTATTTTCTCAAAGAAGGCATTTACAACGGAGTATTTCAAAGCTGGAAACGTTGAAAAGCGAAGGATTTATACAGACTTTACGGTCGGAGGTCAATTTAATGACTGAAATG GTGAAATGTTTGGATAGATTTACTTCACAACAGAGTCGGCTAGTGGTTGTTGTCGATGGGTTGGACAGTTGCGAACAAGACAAAGTACTCCTAGTCCTCGATGCTATTCAAGCGTTATTCAGCGACAATCACTGCCCGTTTATCGTCATCTTAGCCATTGATCCTCACGTCATTGCCAAG GCGGTGGAAGTGAATAGCAGGAGACTATTTACAGAATCCAATATTGGCGGTCACGACTACCTCCGCAACATGGTTCACCTACCGTTTTACCTTCAAAATAGTGGCTTACGAAAGCTGAAAGTGGCCCAACAGACGGCCCAGTATCACAAAAAGAGTGCATGGACAGAAGCAGAGGACAGTATTAACTATGCAACAACAAGCGCCATTCATCACTCGGTCTCAAACAGGAGACTCAGCACCGAATCGGGCGTTATGAATAGcacagaaaaattgaaacctcCGAGCAGAAAGAACAGCAGGAAACTCAGGCTGAGCGAATCTGTAGCTAGCAGTATTGGCAGCAACTTGAATAGACTGGGCGGCGCTcatgatttgaataaaatgttgctCACCGATGATTACTTTAGCGATGTAAATCCTCGTAGTATGAGACGACTTATGAACGTAGTATACGTTACAG GAAGACTGCTGAAAGCATTCCAAATAGATTTTAATTGGTATCATCTGGCCAGTTGGATCAACATCACAGAACAGTGGCCTTTTAGAACTTCTTGGATGATCCTACATTATGATCTCTATGAAGAAACGCTCGACGATTCCACATCCCTCAAAGCTCTGTACGATAA AGTGCGACCTCAGATACCGGTACTAAAAGACGTTCAACCCCTATTGGAAATGGATAGAGACGAGCGAAAACTCGATGTATTTCTTACTTTTCATCGATCTAGTCTTTTGATAtcagatatgaaaatattcctTCCGTTTACGATAAATCTCGATCCatatataaagaaaaagattaAAGAAGAGCAGCAGGTAATCGACGAGGAGAGTATGACTTCTGGTATGTACAAACCAGCCGCGCCGTGGAACAATCACGTCAATCATCAGGAACACTGGCCACCCAGTAAAAGCGTGTTAACTAATCGCCAACACAGATCATCCAGAGGAAACAATGAACAACGTCCGTTACAGCCAGGCTGGGTTGCACAATCGGCAATGGATTGGCAGCCTCCACCATGGGTACATTTGCCCCCTATGGAACCTGCGCCTAGGCCAATATCTGCAATCACTAGTCTTCCG CCAGACATtttggaaatgaaattatCGAGTCTCTCGGTTAATGGAGTTTGCGATCTCCTTGGGAAAGTAGAAGAACTAAGTCCAGCCCAAGCAGCCCGTTACAAAAATGTCATCAGGGAAAATAATATAAGTGGTCGAGTACTACTTCACTGTGATCTACAAGAGCTGAAAAAA GTACTTAAAATGGGGTTCGGAGATTGGGAACTTTTCCGTATCGTTATTGCGTCTCTTAGGGAAGCGGAACTTTCATCTTTTACAACTCATGAAGAAGGTCCTCGCAGCGTTCGATTTACCGTAGGATCAGAGCAAATTACACGCAAAG AACCAACGCCGCAAAATGTTTCATCGCGACCTGTTGTTGTGGAAAAAGATAAGTCTACATCACGAACCGATGGCTCTTCTAGACGAGATCCGAGCAAGCAATCTGTAATGGAAAAACAG TATCAG GTAACCCTTGAGGAACAAATGATCTGCGGAGCCCTGCAGACGTTGAATGAGGAGGCGTGCGAAGATGTGCTAGATGTACCTTCGCCAGCAACAGCTCCAACCGACTCACTTCCAG GTGGACGTCGAGGTTCCGTCAGCAGCTCAGCGCCTGACACCGAGTATGTCCTGCTGCAAGCCTCCCCGCTCCTCCACTGGCAACCAGTATTTGGAGACCCCGATACATCGGATGAAAGCTCCCAAGACTCCACTTCGCATCTCCATCGTTCCAACTCGCAACGAAGTATCGCCTCTCAGCGAAGCGTAAG TACCAGCGAAAAGCCTGGAAAAGCTGGCGAAGCACAAAGACAAACTGATCGGAATCGTGCCTTCGTCTCCCACTGA